In the genome of Desulfomicrobium macestii, the window TGAAAATTTTTAGGTCGAAAGTCGCCTGGATTTTCGAAAAATATGGTTGAAATTTCGAGCCAACAACGTTGGCAACACTTATTCACGGATTCAGGAAAGAATTTCTTGAATCGCGTGGCGCTTGTCCTTTGCATCTGCGGCTTTCTGGCCGGCTGTTCGGATGCGCCCGCGAACACTTCCGGCGTGGCCGAAGGCGGCACGGCAGGCCCTGCCTCCGAGGCTGCGGTACCGGCCAGGCCTGTGCACGTGGTCAATGTCGTGACCGAGGAGATAAGGACCGTCACCATGCGCGACATGCTGGTCCTGCCCGGGGAAACCGAGGCTCTGCATGACGTGCGCCTGGCCGCCCAGCGCGGCGGCGTCGTGGAGTGGGTCGGGGTGACCGAAGGGAGTGTCGTTGGCACCGGAGATCACATCGCCCGCATCGACCTGTCCGCCCTGGGCGCCGCCCGTGACCGCGCGCGGGCGAACGTGCGGCTGGCCGAAGATCAGCTGCTGCGCAGACGCGAGCTCCACGCGCAGGGCGTTCTGGCCCGGGAAGAACTGGAGCAGGCCCAGAACGAGCTGACCTCGGCCGTGACGCGGTTGCGCGAGGCCGAGGTCGAGTACGGACATGGCACGGTGTCGTCCACCCTGGACGGCGTGGTCAACAAGGTCCATGTCGACCCCGGCGAATTCGTGGCCGAGGGCGGACCCGTGGCTGATATCGTCAACGTGGCCACCATGCGCATCAACTTCAACGTGCCCGAGGGCGATGTGCGTTTCCTGGCCGAAGGGCAAAAGGTCACGGTGCTCGTGGACACCTATCCCGAGCGGCAGTGGATGGGAGAGATCGATTTCGTGGCCTGGAAGGCGGATCCCGCGACCCGCACCTTTCAGGTCCGGGTGGTGGTGGACAATGCCGATGGCAGCATCCGACCCGGCATGATCGCACGGGCGGCTTTTTTGCGACGCCTGATCGAGAATGCCGTGACCGTGCCCCTCTTCACCGTGCAGGACAAGGGAGGCGAACGGATCGTTTTCGTGGAGCTGAACGGAGTGGCCCAGGCGCGTTCCGTCGAGCTGGGCGTCATCGAGGGTGACCGCGTGCAGGTGCTCGGCGGCCTCAAGGCCGGGGACAGGCTCATCGTGGCCGGGCACACCGAGGTGGAGGACGGGACAAAGGTGAACGTGCGATGATCGTCAATCAAACCGCACAGCACCGGCAGCCCCTGGTTCTGGTCACCCTGGTTCTGATCATCGTGGCCGGGCTCTACAGCTACGTGAAGCTCCCGCGCGAGGCCGCTCCCGACATCCAGATTCCCTACATCTTCGTGACCACCACCTACGAGGGCGTCGCTCCGGAGGACATGGAGAAGCTGGTCACCATCCCCCTGGAGCGCAAGCTCAAGGGACTGGAGGGCGTGGAGGAACTGACCTCGCAGTCCAACGACGGCGAGTCCACCATCGCCATCAAGTTTCTGCCCAGCGAGGACATCGACGACGCGCTGCAGAAGGTGCGCGACAAGGTCGATCAGGCCTCCGGCGACCTGCCGTCGGACCTTGAGGACGATCCGGTCGTCAGCGAAATGAATTTTTCCGACATGCCCATCATTCAGGTGGTCCTGTCCGGCCCTTTTAGCCTGAAGCGTCTCAAGGTCTTTGCCGAGGACCTGGAGGACAGGTTCGAGTCCATTCCCGGAGTGCTCGACGCCCGGATCATCGGCGGTCTCGAGCGTGAAATCCACGTCGAGTTCGACCTCGACCGCGTCGGCGCCTACAGGGTGCCTTTCACCGCCATGCTGCAGTCCGTGGAGCGGGGCAACGTGAACATGCCCGGCGGGTCCATGGATATCGGCGACATGCGCTATCAGGTGCGCGTGCCCGAGGATTTTCAGAATCCGGCGGAGATCGACTCCATCGTGGCCTTCGTGCGTGACGGCAAGCCCGTCTATCTGCGCGACGTGGCCGCCATCCGCGATCATTACAAGGACCCTACAACACTGAGCCGCCTGAACGGGGAGAACGCGGTGACCCTGCAGGTCATCAAGCGCAGCGGCGAGAACATCATCGACATCAACGACCAGATCGCGGCCGCCGTCGAGGAAATGCGCGAGCTTCTTCCTCCCTCCCTGAATATCAGCCTGACCGCAGACATGGCCGAGGACATCCGCAACATGGTCGCCGATCTGGAGAACAACATCCTGACAGGGCTCATCCTCGTCCTGTTCGTGGTGCTCATCTTCATCGGCGGGCGCTCCGCCGTGTTCGTCTCCGTGGCCATTCCGGTGTCCATGCTCATCACCTTCGCGCTCCTGCGTCTGCTGGACATCACCCTGAACATGGTCGTGCTTTTTTCCCTCATCCTGGCCCTTGGCATGCTGGTCGACAATGGCATCGTCATCGTGGAGAACATCTACCGTCACATGCAGGAGGGCAAGGACCGCTTCCAGGCGGCCCTCGACGGGACCAGCGAAGTGGCCTGGCCGGTCATCACCTCGACCCTGACCACCATCGGCGCGTTTTTTCC includes:
- a CDS encoding efflux RND transporter periplasmic adaptor subunit → MALVLCICGFLAGCSDAPANTSGVAEGGTAGPASEAAVPARPVHVVNVVTEEIRTVTMRDMLVLPGETEALHDVRLAAQRGGVVEWVGVTEGSVVGTGDHIARIDLSALGAARDRARANVRLAEDQLLRRRELHAQGVLAREELEQAQNELTSAVTRLREAEVEYGHGTVSSTLDGVVNKVHVDPGEFVAEGGPVADIVNVATMRINFNVPEGDVRFLAEGQKVTVLVDTYPERQWMGEIDFVAWKADPATRTFQVRVVVDNADGSIRPGMIARAAFLRRLIENAVTVPLFTVQDKGGERIVFVELNGVAQARSVELGVIEGDRVQVLGGLKAGDRLIVAGHTEVEDGTKVNVR